The DNA window TTTCTCACACCAATGATACTCTGGCAAGATGCCAGGTATGGACCACGGTGTCAAACGAGGTTTCGGGATGATTGTCGAGACCGTCGTTGTTGCCCTCCTGATTAGTGAACTCGTTCCTTTGCTGGTTGAGCAAGGTATGCTCCCATCAGGTATCTTCTGGTGGGTGATTCCTGTTTCAATTGTGAGTGCGGTAATGACTGTAGATGCGTCCCGATACTGGTCGTTCGGCTACCTCGCAGGCGTCTGTATCGGAATCTATCTCGCTATCCCAATCTTCCTCGAAGCAGGGTTATTGAGTCCACTTGACATACTGATTTACGGAGGTCTCGCACTTGCGGCAGTTGGCCTCCGAGTCAAGATTCACAGTTCGGGATTCTGACCAGCTGCCTGTCCAGTAGTTACATAGAACCCGGTTAATTCTTCCCTCGTGATGAATCGGACTACGCTAATCGCTCTCCTTTCTCTTCTTGCGACAGCCTTGTATTTCGTGGAAAATTTGTGTTAGTCATTTATGGTATCAACAGAGCCAACCCCAGCACCATACTTGTTTCTATGAGCCCCTCAGAAATGTTTAATGTTAATATTAGAATTAAGGACAACACAGCCCATTCATAGTCTCACAGCAAGGCGTCGAGATAACGGTAGCTTAGAGCGACCATGGTAGCTCAGAGAGAACAGTCATCCGGGAAGACACCATGAATACCAACTTAGGTGAAAAGGCGCTCGCAGCCATTCACCATCGCTTCCAACAGTCGCAGTGACGGATGTGGCGCTCGAAGTGCCAGCCAACCTGAAGGCAGCGAAAAATCACTCTCTTCGAGACCCACCTAACAGACCGCTAGGGGACCTCAGCCTCTTCCATATCCGGTTCGTCGAATTCGAGTGCCTCTCTCACGGCTTTGGGAAGCGTGGGTCGCGGTGCGTCCTCGTGGCGCTGCACCCGCTCGGATTTTTTCGTTTCCTCGTAGACAGCGCGTGCAATAGGGACGCCCCGCAGGAAATTATGTTCGTAGAGGATCTCAACCCCGCGCTCGGTCGGTCCCCAGAACTTTGACGGGAGATCTCGCGTCGACACGTTGGGTTCGTGCACGAAGACGTCAAGGATTCCTGCCTCTTGGAGCGTCTCGAGTTGGTCGAGGATGGCCGCCTCGTTCTTCGGAATCATGTAGTCGAGTTCGGCCAACGACGCGAGGTGTGCTGGGTGACCGAGGATCAACTGCAAGATGAGGTGGCGCGTCTCCTGGGAGAGCAGCTCACGCATTCGCTGCTGCTCTGCGAAGGAATCCTCGAACCCTTCGGGGGCCGTATCGCTCATACTGTAGAGTAGTGGACTCGACTGCATAACGGTTTGGGTTGAACAAGTCAATTAAATCGCCAAAACACTGAGTCAGTTAGAAACGCCTTTTACCCAGCCAGTACTGTTCCCGCTTATGAGTGCTCCGTCAGTTCCCCCGAACTCGGGCGAGATTATGAGGGCTGTGCAGCAGGCCTTACGAGGGCTCGATGTCGGATCGGCGGAGGCTGTGCAAATCCTTTCGTGGGCAAACAAAGAGACGCCGGCAATCTACGACCGTGATCAAACCGCGTATCTCGTCCTCGGGAGCTACCGTGATCCGTATCTCCGACGCGTACGGGCAGTCAACGACCGGCTAAACCGCCGATACGGAACATATGCCTTCCTCATTGGAGACCTCTCAGACATCGACCTCCCTCGACTTCCGGAGTTCCGCGTGAAGTTCCATATCACGGCGACACTCTGTGATTACGTGGCTGCTGTGTTCGAGCAAGATGCGGGCGGTGAGATCAACGAACTCGGCAAACTGGGCGAAACCGAGTACTTCGAAAAGGCGTACGCCTTCCCACGCGCATACCAGTGGGAAACGGAAGATCACCTTACTGACGAACGTGATGTAGTCGCTGCTGCTGCGCAGATCAGAGCTGCCACCGACATCGATGGCGAGACAGAGACTGCAGAACTCGAGGCGCTCGTCGAACGAGCAAACCAAGCTGGAATCGACATCTCGGTCGATGCGGTGAGGACCAAGCTTGAGGAACACGATATCGAGGTTCCATCGTACAGCTGGGTGCATCTGAACGACTTCCGTCTCTTCGAACTCCACGGGCGATGTTGTCCCTGGACGACTGAGGAAGAGTTACTCGACGCTACAGATGATCTTCCAGGATCACCGAGACCAGGGTGGGAACAGCGGTGAGGTTGGTTTTAATATTAATTCTAATCTTAAGAGCAGGTTTCCGTTGTTGATCGGCAGTAGCGCCCCCAATCGAAAGTCATCCTGTCCGAGAGAGAATCCGGATTTCCCTCTGATAGATATTTTCGGTGCAAACCATAGTTTTGTGCGAAACCTCAACAGTGGTTGGTAGATGCAGCATGCTAAATACAGAACGCAAGTCTGTCACTAGCCGTTCGCTCTCAGGCAAGGAGCAAGCCTGATAGATCCTCAGTTCTGTTAATATCGATGAGAACCGCGCTATGTTGACTCTGCCGCGCTGAACGCTCGAAGCCGCCCATCGGAGGCACCGATGAAGACGTACCCATTAGCGACCGCTGGTGATGATTTCACGTAGGGGCCATCTCCACGATCGCTTTCAAACGTCACCCGCCACGCATTCTCGCCAGCAGTGGTAACAGCCGAGAGGCCATCCCGGCATCCCACATAGATGACTCCGTCCGCAACCGCTGGGGACGAACGGGTGTCGGTCTCGAGCTCAGCCGTCCACTGTCGCTCACCGCTTGCTGCGTCGAGCGCGTATAACTGTCCGCGGGTCACGCCAGAACACTCAGACTCACCACCTCCAACAGTAAGACAGGTCCGCACCGACGATGCTGCCACGTAGACCACCCCATCAGCAACGGCTGGCGACGTTCGAAGACTTACGTCGTCGATCCCAACGGACCACCGTGTCTCTCCAGTCGATCCATCAAGCGCCCAGACCTCTGCGGGCGGACCCGAATCACTGGTGGTGGGTGCGCCATAGTAGACGACGTCGTCGACGACGGCTGGCGAGGAGTCGGGGTGGGTCGGAATGTCTCGCGTCCAGACTTCCTCTCCCGTTTCACTATCCAACGCGTACACCCCGCTCTCCCCGCCAAAGTAGACCCGCCCATCGGCAACGGCGGGCGAAGAACTAATGTTCTCTTTCTCGCTGAATTCGCGGTACTGCCACTTTCGTTCGCCCGTCTCTGCATCCAACGCGAGAAACGCACAGGCTTCGAACGTCTCTTCGTCTTCGGGACCCCTCACGACCAACGGGCCGTCACCGATTGTCCCGACATAGATTGTGTCGTCAACGATAACTGGGGACGAAGAGCCGAACCGATGTCCTATCTCCTGGCTCCAGAGTTCATCACCGGATTCGGCGTCGAGTGCGTAGAACTGTTTGCCCCACGTGCCGACAAAGAGCATGCCGTCCCCAAGCGCAAGGGCGGATGACGCGTATCCAGCCGGCTCGAACTGCCAGACGTTGTCACCGGTTTCGATGTCGATCGCGTGAATCAACCCTGGGTTGCCGCTGCCGGGTACGTAGACCGTACCATCCCCGACGATTGGAGAGGTATTCATCGTGGGCGTCCCGGCAGTGTATCGCCACGCGAGTTCCGGCTCGTCTGTGCCTGGCCCGGCAACTGTCGAGACGTATCCGGTGTTCCGGGGATTGGCACCGAACTGAGGCCACGTATCATCGAGGGAGTTGGCGGCTTCAGGACTGTTCCCATCGGACTGTGGTGTGCCGGCACGAGACTGGGGGTCTTTCGACGGAGCGCTACCGAGACATCCAGCAATCGCAATCGCCGAGACTCCGGCAGTTGTTTTGAGGAACCCGCGTCGTGTGGAGGGAGGTTGTGAGGGGGACATCGCGTGCGAGTCAGTACACTGTTCACAAATAAATACATTTTCGAGAGACAAATAGCAGTTTCAGCTTTTAGATTGATAATTTGAGAAAGACAGCGTTGGTAGTGGTAGAACACTTAAGCGAGGATCGGTTCCGAGGGATATACTGGATGGAGGTCGCGACTGGTGCACGGGAGAGTCTATCATAGAAACACTCCCAGGATATTGCTTTCACCCTCAAGTCAGGATGAATCAGTCGCTCAGTGAATATGCTTAGTGAGCGACGAAGGGTCACGTGGGGATGGTTCTACAAGCGGAACACGGAGAGTTTGTTGAAATTTTTAATCGAGACTGGTGTGACGCTGTTCTATAATAACCTTCCGAGACCAATCGAACGAATCATCATCTGATTGGAGTATAATTGTGATTTTGCTCGGAAGGGAGGCCGCTACGTCTTCGTATTGATACTCAGTAGGGGGACACCTGACGAGAGTCCCACTTTGGTTTGTTTCGGATCGGATTATCAATGTTATACGTCCTTCAGACACACTGGATGAAAGCCAGTTCTTTTCGTCATTGACATCATCTAAATCCGTCTCTTCTTCCACTTGCGTGAATATAGTAACAAGAGCGATTTGCTCGCATTCCTGCTCTGCATCCTTAATTTCATCTACTTTAATAGTTTCCTCGATTGGATCGGCCTTTCCGTACCCTGATTTAGGCTCGAGCGAGCCGGCGCAATCATCATTCTCGTCTTGTGAATCGCTCTCTGACGCGTTCTCCTCAGTATTAGTCTGGTTATCTGTTTCCTCAGGGCCAGTCTGGTTATGAGAATCTTCTTCATCTGTGTTGGGAGTTTCGTTAGAGTCACTGAGACACCCAGCAAATGGGGCAACGAAACCACCACCGGACACCGCGAGAAGTCTACGTCGGTTCATATCAGATTATAAGTGGGAACGATATAAGTGCTTTCTCCAGACTCAAATACTGGTTTCAGTGGCTTTCTGAATATTTAGGCACGATCACTGCTTCCCCTGAACTAATCGATCATCGAGAACGGCAACGAGGGTTGTGAGCGTTTCTATGACACGCTGCGGGATGGAAACCGGTCATCGAGGGTAGGTGCTCCTCAGAGCAGGAAAGAGGGCCAGCTACCTGCTACGCCACATACACAAAGGTGAAAAGAGGGTCAGCGATAGGAGAGAAACAGAGAAAAACCCCAGTCGTTGCCTTGCTCGCCCATATCCTGAGTCTCAAACCGATATTCTCCTTCCTCAAGACACTCAGAATTGCCAAGCGAGGAATACACATCGTACTCTCTAGAGATTTCTTCGCACGGTTCTACCGTTACAACGTCTTCTACGTCTGAAATATCATATCCCCCCTCCACTTCCCAGCAGCCATTTTGTGGGTCGTCTGGAACGTCCATCCCGGAATACTCATCTGGATCAATAAACAGCATCGAGTCGATTTCGGTGTGGTGACCGGCTACTGGCGGAAACGGTTGCAGCATGAGGAAGGTCAGTGTCTGCTCTTCATCACTGTCGTTCATCACGGTGATCCGAAATCTCGCGGGCGCTTCGTCGCCGAAGTGTCGAAGGAGATCGACAGAGACCTTCACGTGATCTACACCCGACTCTTCGGCTTCGAGTGTCACGGTGGGGAAACTCTCTCCCGGCTCGTTTTCGACCTCAACATCATCCTCGATAGCGCCACATGGTTGATCAGAACGTCCATCGTCGTCTGTGGCACTACCCTCGCTTAGACACCCTGCGAAAGCCGAGAACGAGATACCCGCCCCGGCAAGCAACGCTCGTCGTTTCATACATAATTCAAATTTCAGAACAATATAAGTCTTCTAGAAGCTCAATCATGTCTTTCACCTTTGTGATCTACCCAATTCAAATCTACTCAATAGCTGGTTCACTGGCTTCCCATGTGGAAAACGAAACCGTTGAGCTGAACTCACCCTTTGAGTCGGTTACGCCAATAAAGAGAGTCAACTCAGAACCTGATCATACAGAATCAATTCATCTAGTTCAACGTAGCCGATGTTTGAGCTAATATATAGTCTTGAGTAGCGAGAGTCCGATCCATCGGAGTATGGATATCCACCAATATCTCTTAGATCGCGGAACATTTTACGGAAATGCTTCGTGTCTTCACAAGCGACTGCACTCCCTCTTGCATCATAAAAATCGAAAAGTGTTTTCGACAACTCATGAAGGGCAGAATAGTCAACCACTACTGAGTTAGGGCGAGTCTCAGTAACAGGCTCATGCAATTCCATAGATGCATCCGGATATTCGCACTCACCTTCTTCGCTTAGTGCTTCAGGTTCGGTTTCCAGGGTATGCCCGCTCGAATTGTCTTTGGCTCGTGAAAGGCAGCCAGAAATACTCCCAACAGAAGCAAGCCCGATCCCTCGTAACAACGAGCGTCGGTTCATACTGATGGTTTGCTAACCACTCACATATATCTTAGCTTAGCTAAAACATCTATTTGACTACTGTGTTCAATCGCCATGAATCTGGCACAAACTGAACGGTAACGGCTCCTGTGGACTCACTGGTCAACTAACCACTTCATCGGTCAGTTCAAAGGTAAGCAGAGAGATTGGTTTCATCAATTTTGTTCGTCGGAGGTACTGTCGATCTCGAACGATCAACTATCAGTACAGAGGGTGTCCTTAGCAGGCGTACCACGAATCGATCGAGTGATCTGATTGTAATGTAATTCCGATATCTTCGCCATCACAGTCAATGTCCAAATCAGGTGCATACTCCCACGTAGCGGAGTTACCTTCTGGAGTGAAAACCGCCACCGTTGACGGAGTCGTTTCGATAGCAGCAGTTGAATCAAGATGATCGGGGTCAAGTTCGTATACCCGACTAAACAACAGTTCTCCCTCATCATCTTCTACCCGAACACCTATCATTGCGAGTTCTCCCGTTTGATTCTCAACCATAATTTCAATTGAGTCGCCTTCTCCTCCCGTATCATTAGTTAAGACGAGATCGTTACATCCCGAAACTGAGGTCGAGGCTATGACTCCCGTCAAAGCAAGTATTTTTCGCCGAGAAACGCTTTCAGTATGAGTAGAGGGTGTTGCGGGCAGTTCGGCCATTAGTTATTTATTTATCAA is part of the Natronosalvus caseinilyticus genome and encodes:
- a CDS encoding ArsR family transcriptional regulator, whose protein sequence is MSDTAPEGFEDSFAEQQRMRELLSQETRHLILQLILGHPAHLASLAELDYMIPKNEAAILDQLETLQEAGILDVFVHEPNVSTRDLPSKFWGPTERGVEILYEHNFLRGVPIARAVYEETKKSERVQRHEDAPRPTLPKAVREALEFDEPDMEEAEVP
- a CDS encoding PQQ-binding-like beta-propeller repeat protein; this translates as MSPSQPPSTRRGFLKTTAGVSAIAIAGCLGSAPSKDPQSRAGTPQSDGNSPEAANSLDDTWPQFGANPRNTGYVSTVAGPGTDEPELAWRYTAGTPTMNTSPIVGDGTVYVPGSGNPGLIHAIDIETGDNVWQFEPAGYASSALALGDGMLFVGTWGKQFYALDAESGDELWSQEIGHRFGSSSPVIVDDTIYVGTIGDGPLVVRGPEDEETFEACAFLALDAETGERKWQYREFSEKENISSSPAVADGRVYFGGESGVYALDSETGEEVWTRDIPTHPDSSPAVVDDVVYYGAPTTSDSGPPAEVWALDGSTGETRWSVGIDDVSLRTSPAVADGVVYVAASSVRTCLTVGGGESECSGVTRGQLYALDAASGERQWTAELETDTRSSPAVADGVIYVGCRDGLSAVTTAGENAWRVTFESDRGDGPYVKSSPAVANGYVFIGASDGRLRAFSAAEST